In Prochlorococcus marinus CUG1415, the sequence AATTTAAATAAATATGAAATTTCGACAACAAACTTTAAAAAAGACAAAGTACTTCTAGCACTACAGGGGAAAAACTCATTCGATTTATTTGAAGAATGGATTGAATCTTCAATCTCATATATACCTAACTTTGGATGCGAATATAAAACTTTTGAACATATTTCGCCTAAAGAAAAAATCTTCTTTTCCAAGACAGGATATACAGGGGAAAATGGTCTGGAAATACTTTTATCTAAAAAAGCAGCAATTAATTTATGGGATTTCTCGATTTCCAAAAATGTTGCGCCTTGTGGTTTAGGAGCTAGAGATACTCTTAGACTTGAAGCAGGGATGCATCTTTATGGTCAAGACATAAATGAAGAAACTTCTCCATATGAAGCAGGGTTAGGCTGGCTAGTACATCTAGAAAATAATCACGAATTCTTTGGAAGAAGATTTCTTGAAGAGCAGTCAAGATTAGGTATTCAAAAAAAGTTAGTTGGTATCTCTATAGAAGGTAAAGCAATAGGAAGAAAAGGTTGCGCAGTACTTAAAGGTGAAGAAAATATTGGAACTATCACTAGCGGTAGTTGGTCTCCAACTAAACATCAAGCTATAGCTTTTGCATACATCAATACTTCGCATGCTTTCATCAATAATGAAGTTCAAATATTAATAAGAGGCAAAAAATTCAAAGGAGTTATAACAAAAAGAGCATTTTATAAAAAGAATTATTAACTAAATTTACCCTTAAAGAATTATTATAAGTTATTGATAAATAAATCATACTTAGATGAGAAACAAAATTTGCGAAGAACTCAATAATACATATATTGGTAAATTAGTTAATCTATGCGGATGGGTAGATAGAAGAAGAGATCATGGTGGTGTAATTTTTATTGATTTAAGAGACCATAGTGGATTCTTACAAATAACAATAAATCCCGATGATGGAGCAAATCTATTTAAACAGGCAGAAACTCTAAGAAATGAGACGGTAA encodes:
- the gcvT gene encoding glycine cleavage system aminomethyltransferase GcvT gives rise to the protein MDLIKSPLYEKYVQSNAKLVDFAGWEMPISFSGLIKEHESVRSSAGLFDISHMGVISIKGINPKDYIQKFFPSNLYSFSEGQGLYTVMLNYKGGIIDDLIIYDLGLQENDISELLLIVNASRYEEDLQWIKNNLNKYEISTTNFKKDKVLLALQGKNSFDLFEEWIESSISYIPNFGCEYKTFEHISPKEKIFFSKTGYTGENGLEILLSKKAAINLWDFSISKNVAPCGLGARDTLRLEAGMHLYGQDINEETSPYEAGLGWLVHLENNHEFFGRRFLEEQSRLGIQKKLVGISIEGKAIGRKGCAVLKGEENIGTITSGSWSPTKHQAIAFAYINTSHAFINNEVQILIRGKKFKGVITKRAFYKKNY